Proteins co-encoded in one Yamadazyma tenuis chromosome 1, complete sequence genomic window:
- the apc5 gene encoding APC5 protein (EggNog:ENOG503NYVY; COG:D,O), protein MSLPVAVVIQQLQEPDSVVPILKSLYTNLNALCHSKAEANHLVSRTLNLMSAHLAYKKWCGVVITEVLVKNYEILSGSGLKFVNALLKILETANQSTDIKLFNATVRCLNKVCDEIRGKPTLTREILTPKLPVIIQLYLNTLDLNPELIIESLYNLMSHHPTTFRPFANKLNSRLVEYLKLDFSSFPSTLKFHISRTYALLPIIEKTDADKVWSNKLNGVINEIVDILSIFKDLIDFSQDSELLSLISNPVFKVIDDARIFPFLQIDISKPETLLQLSTRLETLFSLLVGFISTSLGMCVKFPLGKVISLMEIIFSINTHYLPVKRDIRDEKAKALTRSITIKIQESSLPILNALTTTFQGPMIIYLTNILLVLETSIPMNKKAVDSEEVLNNEQFTTKLLSTVSKILQLVQLYQEPQQLVRFVEAALILVEPRINVNGSSSSNIDKANNTKKTKKKNSQAIPMADLLSHSHLFDGEIPAETIDTVRTFVNSVITRTELPSTQHYKIMRYLIIEAVKSTHFSYNNSMSSELKRLLINAVTYPGFEKVSLLPIVSSIMGDDPLISVFNNPRFPPVPQLIDKSVESDSEEEEEEEETTVLPETNVLSDILNKRTFEYANDTVDTDGKRLKTEQKVPQIHLQDQSESISSLKYQPQDVLKFKESDTPKVAAKSPHQVSNETNTSKHIPSMIDRESKILLSEDVSPQDVAVLALIQTYSHFYKSEVGTEPLGISIIQFIFHEPLHKSPEEIVVIPTASDLCEKIRQDVTRYSMGQTEDQILKTVSVLNQHLLQVLWRIDSVESLDTSVMGMLEHICDPSVVSYDEHGNNGEHLSKMKFSPRSTIGSFIQRIVASLHLLHFDELFLLFEAYVSYREPTRVSVEMPVKQVLVPKVIPNDVIRCKSQQEDEEMFLKLKGKLDTALESDISFPRDLTKSHEVDLMSVSKYDLQALLSSYITILETYGERPPAKLKNIMKLMTSSSSSLYSIQSANLSSVPSYYYIRFLECLYEKDYQGSMQALHQYFDYMVSNKSKYFYHYALISRATLHQFFGEDEKALDAIEEAISVAREHRDNPTLTFVLNWLFNFMRDKPELWNVQNFYHNNNESHLLDFLVKKSKTVSLSLYATSYHFEALHIIDNGGSMNKYLESLTKATYISIHDSIPSFVKSMEMASVVWSRIGNLSLSELYLELASEFAAVSGKRSDQVGIKVRRAYLDYMKGNTEEGYRELQDLKPQGKSDLSIYKPVAIHSSIVLTRMYINKGRLKEAEKLIQLLDNDEVQDIEVRSELVHLNAQVQSAIGNNSKALNSIFLYSNQMETQMSQNKSNMLANMRLNLLKCRIFTESGAHMRTLSLLVQQLEHAKKVGFISIVVEGTIIFSSILNNSESFVDAYNVLRSKLTTTLSVQNMEFSSMAYYELSRSCCYILKSPTLLEEVGSTNKVIFNQLLRYLNVSINGFKKTSNLMMLHKCFELEKQVAVIQKSPELLEHGQGLVDRLIKKSIQERSSGFIA, encoded by the exons ATGTCTTTACCAGTTGCAGTTGTTATACAACAGCTCCAGGAGCCGGACTCGGTAGTTCCCATATTGAAGTCCTTATATACCAATTTGAATGCCTTATGCCATTCAAAAGCTGAAGCTAACCATTTGGTGTCTCGCACTTTAAACCTCATGTCTGCTCATCTCGCCTACAAAAAATGGTGTGGAGTTGTTATAACGGAGGTATTAGTGAAGAACTACGAGATATTGAGTGGTAGCGGCTTGAAGTTTGTTAATGCTCTTCTCAAGATCCTTGAAACAGCCAACCAGTCTACAGatatcaagttgttcaatgcTACCGTCCGGTGTTTGAACAAGGTTTGCGATGAGATCAGAGGTAAACCGACATTAACCAGAGAAATTTTGACTCCAAAGTTACCAGTGATTATCCAATTATACTTAAACaccttggacttgaatCCTGAGTTGATCATTGAGTCTTTGTATAATCTTATGTCCCATCATCCTACTACTTTCAGACCTTTTGcaaacaagttgaataGCAGATTGGTAGAGTATTTGAAATTAGACTTCTCCAGTTTCCCATCGACCTTAAAGTTCCATATTTCCAGAACTTATGCCTTATTGCCTATCATTGAAAAGACTGACGCAGATAAGGTTTGGTCCAATAAACTCAATGGTGTTATCAATGAGATTGTGGATATCCTTtcaattttcaaagatttgattgATTTCAGCCAGGATAGCGAACTTCTCtccttgatttcaaaccctgtgttcaaagtcattgatGATGCCAGAATATTTCCTTTCTTACAAATAGATATTTCGAAGCCAGAAACCTTATTGCAGCTATCCACTAGACTTGAGACGCTTTTTTCTTTGTTAGTGGGATTTATTTCCACCTCCTTGGGAATGTGTGTAAAGTTCCCACTCGGTAAAGTCATCAGCTTGATGGAGATCATTTTCAGCATTAACACTCACTACTTACCCGTGAAAAGAGATATTCGTGATGAAAAAGCCAAAGCCTTAACCAGATCAATCACTATAAAGATCCAAGAAAGTAGTTTACCCATTTTGAATGCTTTAACTACGACATTTCAAGGACCCATGATCATTTACTTGACGAATATTCTCTTGGTATTAGAAACTTCCATTCCCATGAATAAGAAAGCCGTCGACTCTGAAGAAGTCTTGAATAATGAGCAATTTACCACCAAGTTATTATCTACTGTGTCCaagattttgcagcttgTACAGTTATATCAAGAGCCTCAGCAACTAGTCCggtttgttgaagctgctttgattttggtggaacCAAGAATCAATGTTAATGGTTCATCCAGTAGTAATATTGACAAGGCcaacaataccaaaaagaccaagaagaagaatagCCAAGCCATTCCAATGGCTGACTTGTTGTCACATAGCCACTTATTTGATGGTGAAATCCCGGCTGAAACCATTGATACTGTCAGAACGTTTGTCAATTCGGTCATCACAAGAACAGAATTGCCTTCTACGCAACACTACAAAATCATGAGATACCTCATAATAGAAGCAGTGAAGTCCACTCATTTCAGCTATAACAACTCCATGCTGTCAGAGTTGAAGAGACTATTAATCAATGCTGTTACGTATCCAGGTTTCGAAAAGGtgtctcttcttccaattgtATCTTCTATTATGGGCGATGATCCCTTAATCAGCgtgttcaacaaccccaGATTTCCTCCTGTTCCCCAACTTATCGACAAAAGTGTTGAATCTGatagtgaagaagaggaagaagaggaagaaactACTGTTCTACCCGAAACAAATGTATTATCGGATATACTCAACAAAAGAACATTTGAATATGCCAACGATACAGTTGATACAGATGGTAAAAGACTCAAAACCGAACAGAAAGTGCCACAGATTCACTTACAAGATCAATCTGAATCTATCTCATCCTTAAAATATCAACCACAAGATGTTTTGAAATTCAAGGAATCAGATACACCCAAAGTTGCAGCCAAACTGCCACATCAAGTTTCTAATGAAACAAACACCCTGAAGCACATCCCA TCCATGATAGATCGAGAAAGTAAAATCCTACTATCAGAAGACGTTTCGCCGCAGGATGTGGCTGTTCTAGCATTGATACAGACCTATTCTCACTTCTACAAAAGCGAAGTGGGCACTGAACCGTTGGGTATATCCATCATTCAATTCATTTTCCATGAACCATTGCACAAGtctccagaagaaattgtGGTGATTCCAACAGCCAGCGATCTTTGTGAGAAGATACGTCAAGATGTGACAAGATATTCCATGGGTCAAACCGAAGACCAGATTTTGAAAACTGTACTGGTTCTCAATCAACACTTGTTACAGGTCTTGTGGAGAATTGACTCTGTGGAGAGCTTAGATACTTCAGTAATGGGGATGTTGGAACACATTTGTGATCCTCTGGTAGTCAGCTACGATGAGCACGGAAATAATGGGGAACATTTACTGAAAATGAAGTTCTCTCCAAGGTCTACAATCGGCAGTTTTATCCAACGAATTGTAGCCAGTTTGCATTTGTTACACTTTGACGAATTGTTTTTGCTTTTCGAAGCATATGTGTCATATAGGGAGCCCACAAGAGTCTCGGTAGAGATGCCTGTAAAACAAGTTTTGGTCCCCAAAGTGATTCCAAATGATGTCATTAGATGTAAATCCCAACAGGAGGATGAAgagatgtttttgaaattgaaaggAAAGTTGGATACGGCTCTCGAAAGTGACATCTCGTTCCCAAGAGACTTGACCAAACTGCATGAAGTGGATCTTATGTCTGTCTCAAAGTACGACCTTCAGGCCTTGCTTAGTAGTTACATCACTATCTTGGAAACGTATGGAGAACGACCTCCAGCtaaattgaagaacatcatGAAGCTTATGACATCAAGCTCCTCGAGCTTGTACCTGATTCAAAGCGCAAATTTGAGTAGTGTTCCATCTTACTATTATATCCGGTTCCTCGAATGCTTATACGAAAAAGATTATCAAGGGTCTATGCAAGCATTACACCAGTATTTTGATTATATGGtctccaacaagtcaaaaTATTTTTATCACTATGCCTTGATCTCAAGAGCCACCTTACACCAGTTCTTCGGAGAAGACGAAAAAGCTCTTGATGCTATCGAAGAAGCCATCTCTGTGGCCAGAGAACACAGAGATAATCCCACCTTAACTTTTGTGTTGAACTGgcttttcaacttcatgagAGACAAACCTGAACTATGGAACGTTCAGAACTTCTACCACAATAATAACGAACTGCACTTATTAGATTTCTTAgtcaaaaagtccaagacCGTATCATTACTGCTTTACGCCACTAGCTATCATTTTGAAGCACTTCATATCATCGATAACGGTGGATCAATGAACAAATATTTGGAGAGCTTAACGAAAGCTACGTACATTTCTATTCATGACAGTATTCCATCGTTTGTCAAGTCTATGGAAATGGCATCTGTTGTGTGGAGCCGGATAGGAAACTTAAGTCTCAGTGAGTTatacttggagttggctCTGGAGTTTGCAGCCGTATCAGGGAAGAGGTCCGATCAGGTTGGAATAAAAGTGAGAAGAGCTTATTTAGACTACATGAAGGGCAACACCGAAGAAGGGTATagagaacttcaagatctcaaaCCACAAGGGAAACTGGATTTATCCATTTACAAACCAGTTGCCATTCACAGTTCAATCGTCTTAACGAGGATGTACATAAATAAAGGAAGACTCAAGGAAGCTGAGAAGCTTATAcaattgttggataatGACGAAGTTCAAGATATAGAGGTGAGGTCTGAATTAGTTCATCTTAATGCCCAAGTGCAGAGTGCCATCGGCAACAACTCCAAGGCCTTAAACTCGATATTCTTATACCTGAACCAAATGGAGACCCAGATGTCCCAGAATAAGTCCAATATGCTCGCTAATATGAGATTGAACTTGCTTAAATGTAGGATTTTCACCGAATCAGGTGCCCATATGAGAACCCTTTCCTTGTTGGTACAACAGTTGGAACACGCTAAGAAAGTTGGGTTCATTTCCATTGTGGTAGAAGGAACCATAATATTTTCTTccatcttgaacaactccGAGAGCTTTGTGGATGCATATAACGTTTTAAGATCCAAATTAACCACAACTCTTCTGGTGCAAAATATGGAGTTTTCGTCTATGGCATACTACGAGCTTTCCAGATCCTGCTGTTATATCCTCAAACTGCCAACCCTTCTTGAGGAAGTGGGTTCTACGAATAAagtcattttcaatcaattaCTTCGGTATTTGAATGTGAGTATAAATGGGTTCAAGAAAACCTCTAATTTAATGATGTTACACAAGTGTTTCGAGTTGGAGAAACAGGTGGCCGTCATCCAAAAATCCCCAGAACTACTTGAACACGGGCAAGGGCTTGTTGATCGGCTCATCAAAAAGAGTATACAAGAGAGAAGCTCTGGCTTCATCGCATAA
- the STI1 gene encoding Hsp90 cochaperone (EggNog:ENOG503NUK2; BUSCO:EOG09261TEQ; COG:O), translating to MSADEFKAEGNKYFAAKDFNKAIEYFTKAIEASPVPNHVLYSNRSACHASLKNFGEALKDAEKCVEINSSWSKGYNRVGAAQYGLSNLEEAKASYQKALDLDGSNAIAKEGLKAVEDAISSRNSQPDMGLGAIFSDPNMIENLKANPKTAELMKDPELVQKLRGIQANPKANATQFLTDPRLMTVMATLMGIDMDGPPPGDFGAAPEVPTQKQEPTPAPQSKKEPVPEPEDVEMEEPEDTSKEDADKLKAEGNTLYKQRKFDEAIAKYTQAWETHKDITYLNNRSAAEFEKGDFETAIKTCNLAIDEGRDMRADYKLIAKAFARLGNIYLKQDDLNEAVKYFDKSLTEHRTPEVLNKLRSTQKEIKIKEIQSYVNPEKAEEARLEGKEYFTKGDWPNAVKAYSEMIKRAPEDARGYSNRAAALAKLMSFPDAVQDCNKAIEKDPSFVRAYIRKANAQLAMKEYAQVMETLNVAREKDTELGSKNVNEIDQLYNKASSQRFQNIEGETPEQTMERVSRDPEVVQILQDPVMQGILQQARDNPAALTDHMRNPEVSKKINMLIAAGVIRTR from the coding sequence ATGTCCGCAGACGAATTTAAAGCTGAAGGTAACAAGTACTTTGCTGCCAAAGACTTCAATAAGGCCATTGAATACTTCACAAAGGCCATCGAAGCCTCTCCTGTCCCCAATCATGTGTTATACTCTAACCGTTCCGCCTGTCACGCCtcgttgaaaaattttgGTGAAGCATTGAAAGATGCCGAAAAGTGTGTGGAAATCAACAGTTCGTGGTCCAAGGGCTATAACAGAGTAGGGGCAGCACAGTATGGgttgtccaacttggaagaagcGAAAGCCTCCTATCAAAAAGCCTTGGATCTCGATGGTTCAAATGCCATTGCCAAAGAGGGATTAAAGGCCGTTGAAGACGCCATTTCTTCTAGAAATTCCCAGCCAGATATGGGCTTGGGAGCCATTTTTTCCGACCCAAACatgattgaaaacttgaaggctAACCCTAAGACAGCCgaattgatgaaagatCCTGAATTGGTGCAAAAGTTGAGAGGCATCCAGGCCAACCCCAAGGCCAATGCCACCCAGTTTTTAACCGATCCACGGTTGATGACGGTGATGGCCACCTTGATGGGAATTGATATGGATGGTCCTCCACCAGGTGATTTTGGCGCTGCTCCAGAGGTTCCAACCCAAAAGCAAGAACCTACACCAGCTCCTCAATCAAAGAAGGAACCTGTACCTGAACCAGAAGACGTAGAGATGGAAGAACCTGAAGACACCTCGAAAGAAGATGCCGACAAGCTCAAGGCTGAAGGTAACACTTTGTACAAGCAGAGAAAGTTTGACGAAGCCATTGCTAAGTACACCCAAGCTTGGGAAACTCATAAGGATATCACCTATTTGAACAACAGGTCTGCTgctgagtttgaaaaaggTGATTTCGAAACTGCCATCAAGACGTGTAACCTCGCCATCGACGAAGGAAGAGACATGAGAGCCGACTATAAGTTGATTGCCAAGGCGTTTGCCAGATTGGGTAATATCTACTTGAAGCAAGATGACTTGAACGAAGCTGTCAAGTACTTTGACAAGTCATTGACCGAGCACAGAACTCCtgaagtgttgaacaagttgagaTCAACTCAgaaggaaatcaagatcaaagagATTCAGAGTTATGTTAACCCTGAAaaagctgaagaagctaGATTGGAAGGTAAGGAATACTTCACTAAAGGTGACTGGCCTAATGCGGTTAAAGCTTATTCCGAAATGATCAAGCGCGCACCAGAAGATGCCAGAGGGTACTCCAATAGAGCTGCTgcattggccaagttgatgtcGTTTCCAGATGCTGTGCAGGACTGTAACAAGGCCATCGAGAAGGATCCCTCATTTGTCAGAGCGTACATTAGAAAGGCCAATGCCCAATTGGCCATGAAAGAATATGCTCAGGTAATGGAAACTCTTAATGTGGCCAGAGAAAAGGATACCGAATTAGGAAGTAAGAACGTGAATGAAATCGATCAATTGTACAACAAGGCATCATCTCAGAGATTCCAGAATATAGAAGGTGAAACTCCCGAACAGACCATGGAAAGAGTCTCTAGAGACCCTGAAGTGGTCCAAATCTTGCAAGACCCAGTGATGCAAGGAATCTTGCAACAGGCCAGAGACAACCCCGCTGCCTTGACCGATCACATGAGAAACCCCGAAGTCAgcaagaaaatcaacatGTTGATAGCTGCTGGTGTCATTAGAACCAGATAG
- the GIS2 gene encoding gig suppressor (COG:O; EggNog:ENOG503NX95), with amino-acid sequence MAAVFPRACYKCGEVGHLAESCTQEERLCYNCHQPGHESSECEEPKSTTHKQCYLCGDVGHVQSDCPTQEQGSKCYNCGQFGHISKNCNASATEKPASAPAASKFKPSTTCYKCGGPNHFARDCQANNTKCYACGKTGHISKDCRSATGGDNFSVKACYNCGQTGHISKDCDAA; translated from the coding sequence ATGGCAGCAGTATTCCCAAGAGCTTGTTACAAGTGCGGAGAAGTCGGACACTTGGCTGAAAGCTGTactcaagaagaaagattgTGCTACAACTGCCACCAACCCGGCCATGAAAGCTCAGAATGTGAGGAACCAAAACTGACCACCCATAAACAATGTTACTTGTGTGGTGATGTGGGACATGTTCAATCTGACTGTCCAACTCAAGAACAAGGTTCCAAGTGTTACAATTGTGGTCAATTTGGCCACATATCTAAGAACTGCAATGCTTCTGCTACTGAAAAGCCAGCGTCTGCTCCTGCTGCTTCTAAGTTCAAGCCTTCTACCACCTGTTACAAGTGTGGAGGTCCTAACCATTTTGCCAGAGACTGTCAAgccaacaacaccaagtgTTACGCTTGTGGAAAGACCGGCCATATTTCTAAGGACTGTCGGTCTGCTACTGGAGGTGACAACTTTTCGGTTAAGGCTTGCTACAACTGTGGACAAACCGGCCATATTTCTAAGGACTGTGATGCCGCTtag
- a CDS encoding ornithine aminotransferase (EggNog:ENOG503NUZV; COG:E) gives MPVVFKKAIGCKVWDVDDNEYLDFGGSYCATNQGHSHPKIVQALIDQAQICALPSRAFTHNLYGDYIKFVCQYFDFEKALPLNGGSEAIEFAIKLARAWGYTKKGISQNEAIVLFAANNYHGRTLGSTSASTTPGARKNYGPFLPKVGPYYGSEGKFIRYNHIEDIEEAFKTDGPNIAAIVLESLQGEAGIYVPKDGYLQQVKRLCEEYNILYIADEVQMGAGRTGTLLSCEQDGIKPDVLVVAKSIGGGVYPTSLVLSSGEIMDCIEPNSHGATFSGSPLSCATSKVALEVLIEDNMIDNAKHLGKIMLDGLNSIREKSSIITDVRGRGLMAGFDIDESQLNGKKVWHVCMLLRSKGIICKMVHAKTIRWAPALVITEEELRFGLRMLEQTINEITALEIADIPDAVTFDYLRY, from the coding sequence ATGCCAGTGGTATTTAAGAAAGCAATAGGGTGTAAAGTATGGGATGTCGACGACAATGAATACCTAGATTTTGGAGGCTCATATTGTGCAACTAATCAAGGTCATTCACATCCAAAAATTGTTCAAGCTCTTATTGACCAAGCACAGATTTGCGCTTTGCCATCTAGAGCATTTACCCATAATCTATATGGAGATTACATCAAATTTGTTTGTCAATATttcgattttgaaaaagCACTTCCATTGAATGGTGGATCAGAAGCAATTGAGTTTGCAATAAAATTAGCTAGAGCTTGGGGTTATACCAAGAAGGGAATTAGTCAAAACGAAGCCATAGTATTATTTGCTGCGAATAATTATCATGGTAGAACCCTTGGCAGTACTTCGGCATCAACCACACCAGGTGCCAGAAAAAACTATGGTCCTTTTCTTCCTAAAGTTGGCCCTTATTATGGGTCGGAAGGTAAATTTATTAGGTACAACCATATTGAAGATATAGAAGAAGCTTTTAAAACTGATGGACCAAATATAGCTGCTATTGTTTTGGAATCTCTTCAGGGAGAAGCAGGGATCTATGTTCCAAAAGATGGGTATTTGCAACAAGTAAAACGTTTATGTGAAGAGTATAATATTTTATATATTGCTGATGAAGTTCAAATGGGTGCTGGAAGAACAGGTACACTTTTATCATGCGAGCAAGATGGTATTAAGCCAGATGTGcttgtggttgcaaaaagtattggtggtggggtCTATCCTACTAGTTTGGTTTTATCATCTGGAGAAATAATGGATTGCATCGAACCAAATTCTCATGGTGCAACATTTTCTGGTAGTCCATTAAGTTGTGCAACATCCAAGGTTGCATTAGAGGTATTAATTGAAGACAATATGATTGATAATGCAAAGCACTTAGGAAAGATAATGCTTGATGGTCTTAATTCTATCAGAGAAAAGTCCTCTATTATAACCGATGTGAGAGGAAGAGGTTTGATGGCAGGttttgatattgatgagCTGCAACTAAATGGAAAAAAGGTATGGCATGTTTGTATGCTTTTGAGGTCAAAAGGTATTATTTGTAAAATGGTTCATGCAAAAACCATTCGGTGGGCACCTGCGTTGGTGATTACCGAAGAGGAATTAAGATTTGGTCTTCGTATGTTGGAACAAACCATCAATGAAATTACTGCATTGGAAATTGCAGACATTCCTGATGCTGTGACATTTGATTATTTGAGATACTAA
- the FCR3 gene encoding basic region leucin zipper (EggNog:ENOG503P5GJ; COG:S), protein MEYTNYMSKNEFENGDIGLYNDNQFGLTQQNVYMLDEPVQFPGQYIPNADTFSDRSSPSTNNSNLMTVDHAILSNHHGQKSDLEASSTDENSHKVVTLRNGKGKSKKQLAEEQDTLLLSRDDSELTEEELQLKKKAQNRAAQRAFRERKETRLKELEQKLNKSEEDKQALLNKLEAIRKQNLAMKSENSDLKTSRNNGTTPELKLDFPKNEGDFIARLLEGQEHVYSSSDSKKVYDSPENGQKVLAFGAVWDYLLYRADEDNLNIDVMEVMNSLKGNEKCHGYGPAYPVELIDKAILENSSPNDF, encoded by the coding sequence ATGGAGTACACCAACTATATGTCTAAaaatgaatttgaaaatggGGATATCGGGCTCTATAACGACAACCAGTTCGGCTTGACCCAACAAAACGTCTATATGCTCGATGAACCCGTCCAGTTCCCGGGTCAGTATATTCCCAATGCTGACACATTCAGCGATAGATCATCTccttccacaaacaacagCAACTTGATGACAGTAGACCACGCTATCTTGTCTAACCATCACGGCCAGAAGTCCGACTTGGAAGCCAGTTCCACTGACGAAAACTCCCATAAAGTGGTAACCTTGCGTAACGGAAAAGGTAAAAGTAAGAAGCAGTTGgcagaagaacaagataCTCTTTTGTTATCACGAGACGACTCAGAGTTGACAGAGGAAGAGttgcagttgaagaaaaaggcACAAAATAGAGCTGCTCAACGAGCTTTCAGAGAGAGGAAAGAGACTCgattgaaagaattggagCAGAAATTGAATAAGAGCGAGGAAGATAAACAAGCGCTATTAAACAAGTTGGAGGCCATTCGCAAGCAGAACCTCGCCATGAAATCAGAGAACCTGGATTTAAAGACCAGTAGGAATAACGGTACTACTCCCGAATTGAAACTTGACTTCCCCAAGAACGAGGGGGATTTCATCGCTCGTCTTTTGGAAGGTCAAGAACATGTTTATCTGTCCTCTGACTCCAAGAAGGTCTACGATTCCCCTGAAAATGGTCAAAAGGTTCTTGCGTTCGGAGCAGTATGGGATTATCTCTTGTACAGGGCCGATGAGGACAACTTGAATATCGACGTGATGGAAGTAATGAATAGCTTGAAAGGTAACGAGAAATGTCATGGGTATGGGCCTGCCTACCCGGTGGAGCTAATAGATAAAGCCATTTTGGAGAACAGTTCTCCCAATGACTTTTGA
- the pis1 gene encoding phosphatidylinositol synthase 1 (CDP-alcohol phosphatidyltransferase1) (BUSCO:EOG09264CP8; EggNog:ENOG503NV6B; COG:I), whose protein sequence is MSSNSKSSTTVSIKDVFFFIPNLIGYFRVLTAIASFVTMKNHPYYTFILYGISGFLDAFDGYAARKYNQGTRYGAVLDMVTDRCATSSLICYLCVIYPQYCFIWQLLVSLDLASHYMHMYAMMSTGSASHKNVGKEQSRILSLYYTNRKVLFVVCLVNELFYVALYLHSFQFFWLGTVLAWLSVPIWAFKQFANLVQLKAAAIILASMDAAEKSKPKNA, encoded by the coding sequence ATGTCTAGCAATTCCAAGTCGTCGACGACAGTGTCCATCAAAGATgtgtttttcttcatccCCAATTTAATCGGGTATTTCAGAGTGCTTACGGCAATTGCTTCATTTGTTACCATGAAAAACCATCCTTATTACACTTTTATATTGTACGGAATATCCGGGTTCTTGGATGCGTTTGATGGGTATGCCGCCAGAAAATATAATCAAGGAACCCGTTATGGGGCTGTTTTGGATATGGTGACAGATAGATGTGCAACTTCGTCTTTGATATGTTATTTGTGTGTGATTTATCCCCAATACTGTTTTATCTGGCAATTGTTGGTGTCGTTGGACTTGGCATCCCACTATATGCATATGTATGCCATGATGTCCACCGGATCGGCCTCCCATAAGAATGTGGGTAAAGAACAATCGAGAATATTGTCTCTTTACTACACAAATAGAAAGGTGTTATTTGTTGTGTGCCTTGTTAATGAGTTGTTTTATGTGGCATTGTACTTACATTCgttccaattcttttggttGGGAACTGTCTTGGCCTGGTTGAGTGTACCTATCTGGGCATTCAAACAGTTTGCTAATTTGGTCCAGTTGAAGGCTGCTGCTATTATTTTGGCGTCAATGGATGCTGCTGAAAAGTCAAAGCCCAAGAACGCCTAG